The following proteins are co-located in the Nitrospirota bacterium genome:
- a CDS encoding lipoate--protein ligase family protein: protein MMNYFRVISSKPQNPFENMALDEAIFKEVSAGNSPPTLRFYTWEYPSVSIGYFQNPKTDLYLDQLKTKKIPWVRRITGGRGIFHSEELTYSLSAPVSLTFLSPKSIGQSHPETSEPFFPNSIKGTYHKISLGFLKGFQRLGLPVHLYASPSENRSLAEIKKNRSNPLCFSTPSWFETMIEKKKVVGSAQKRFKNGFLQQGSILLNHRFEDFKDYFQLLPEDLHEFVGIFDFLQKEIPLPVLEAELISGMEEAWGIQFKREEPTQRETALCNDLTKQKYGKNSWNFDRIF from the coding sequence ATGATGAATTATTTTCGCGTGATTTCGTCAAAACCTCAAAATCCCTTCGAAAATATGGCCCTGGATGAAGCCATTTTTAAGGAAGTGTCTGCCGGAAACTCTCCGCCCACGCTCAGGTTTTACACCTGGGAATACCCGTCCGTTTCCATCGGTTATTTCCAAAATCCGAAAACCGATCTTTACCTTGACCAATTAAAAACAAAAAAGATCCCCTGGGTTCGCCGAATAACCGGCGGAAGGGGAATTTTTCATTCGGAAGAATTGACCTATAGTCTTTCCGCCCCGGTTTCCCTCACTTTTTTATCCCCGAAAAGCATAGGTCAATCTCATCCGGAAACATCAGAACCCTTTTTCCCAAATTCAATAAAAGGAACCTACCATAAAATCAGCCTGGGTTTCCTCAAAGGGTTTCAAAGATTAGGCCTCCCCGTCCACCTCTACGCTTCTCCGTCCGAAAACAGGTCTCTCGCGGAAATAAAAAAAAACAGATCAAATCCTCTCTGTTTTTCGACTCCCTCCTGGTTTGAAACCATGATCGAAAAAAAAAAGGTTGTTGGAAGCGCTCAAAAACGTTTTAAAAATGGCTTCTTACAGCAGGGATCGATTTTGCTTAATCACCGGTTTGAAGATTTTAAAGACTATTTCCAGCTTCTGCCGGAAGATCTTCATGAATTTGTCGGGATTTTTGATTTTTTACAAAAAGAAATTCCTTTACCGGTCTTAGAAGCAGAGTTAATTTCAGGAATGGAAGAGGCGTGGGGAATTCAATTCAAGCGGGAGGAACCGACGCAACGAGAGACGGCCCTGTGCAACGACCTGACAAAGCAAAAGTACGGTAAAAACTCATGGAACTTTGACCGAATATTCTAA
- a CDS encoding alanine--glyoxylate aminotransferase family protein produces the protein MLKKYLLAPGPTPVPPEVLLAMSRPILHHRAPEFAELLGQVKEDLKWLFQTQNDVLTLVSTGTGGMEGSVTNFLSPGDKALFVNGGKFGERWGKICASYGVKTEEIKVEWGYSVDPQLIKQALQKDPSIKAVYIQASETSTGVAHPTKEVASIVKNHENTILVVDAITALGVFDLKADEWGLDVVVTGSQKALMLPPGLAFVSVSEKAWKMADKAKNNKFYFNFKKERESLSKNQSAWTAATSLMVGLSEVLKMQKAEGLENIFARHHRLAEATRQGMMAAGMKLFAKGSPSDALTAVEAPPGFDGQAIYKNLRVTYGITAAGGQDQLKGKVFRIAHMGYADTFDTITAIAAVEMVLKGMGAPVNLGAGVAKAQELLLKKLN, from the coding sequence ATGTTAAAAAAATATCTTCTGGCTCCAGGGCCAACACCTGTTCCACCGGAAGTCTTGCTTGCCATGTCCCGTCCGATTCTTCACCACCGGGCGCCTGAATTTGCCGAACTCCTGGGGCAAGTGAAAGAAGATTTAAAGTGGCTTTTTCAAACTCAAAATGATGTTTTAACGTTGGTTTCTACCGGAACCGGGGGAATGGAAGGTTCTGTGACCAATTTCCTCTCTCCTGGAGATAAGGCTTTATTCGTCAATGGCGGTAAATTTGGAGAGCGGTGGGGTAAGATTTGTGCCAGCTACGGGGTAAAAACCGAGGAAATCAAGGTGGAATGGGGATATTCGGTTGATCCACAGCTTATCAAACAGGCGCTTCAAAAAGACCCGTCCATTAAGGCCGTTTACATTCAGGCCAGTGAAACCTCTACAGGGGTTGCTCATCCCACCAAAGAAGTCGCTTCAATTGTGAAAAATCATGAAAATACGATTTTAGTCGTCGATGCCATTACAGCGTTGGGTGTTTTTGATCTGAAAGCAGACGAATGGGGATTGGATGTCGTCGTAACCGGATCGCAGAAAGCCTTAATGCTTCCGCCGGGACTCGCCTTTGTGAGCGTGAGCGAAAAAGCCTGGAAGATGGCCGACAAGGCAAAAAACAACAAGTTTTATTTTAATTTTAAAAAAGAGAGAGAAAGTCTTTCCAAGAATCAATCGGCCTGGACGGCGGCCACTTCCTTAATGGTGGGCTTAAGCGAAGTCCTTAAAATGCAAAAAGCCGAGGGCCTGGAAAATATTTTCGCACGACATCACCGCCTGGCGGAAGCGACGCGCCAGGGGATGATGGCGGCCGGAATGAAACTTTTCGCGAAAGGCTCTCCTTCTGATGCCTTAACGGCTGTGGAGGCCCCTCCCGGTTTTGACGGGCAGGCAATTTATAAAAACCTTCGTGTGACTTACGGCATCACAGCGGCAGGCGGGCAGGACCAACTTAAAGGAAAAGTCTTTAGAATCGCTCATATGGGATATGCGGATACCTTTGATACCATTACGGCGATTGCGGCGGTTGAAATGGTCTTAAAGGGAATGGGGGCTCCCGTGAACCTGGGCGCGGGTGTGGCTAAAGCTCAGGAATTACTATTAAAAAAATTAAACTAA